Proteins co-encoded in one Helicoverpa zea isolate HzStark_Cry1AcR chromosome 30, ilHelZeax1.1, whole genome shotgun sequence genomic window:
- the LOC124644490 gene encoding multiple coagulation factor deficiency protein 2 homolog isoform X1 yields the protein MLRLLFLAALLQCTISQQYQQKVAPGVPPQNYQNYQQPPPPPPPQQQQYQQQQQQQFQPPPPQQQQYQPPPPPPQQQQQQFQQQQPPQQQFQQQQQHGHAHHGDPQLLNPANIAQERDHIQEHMEVPIDTSKMSEQELQFHYFKMHDADNNNKLDGCELIKSLIHWHEQGHKQAPQGGAPPVGEKIFGDDELVNLIDPILNMDDHNRDGYIDYPEFVRAQQKSQQKQGGQ from the exons ATGTTGAGATTACTATTCTTGGCTGCATTGCTGCAGTGTACAATTTCTCAGCAATATCAGCAGAAAGTGGCTCCAGGAGTTCCACCACAGAACTATCAG aatTATCAACAACCGCCGCCTCCTCCGCCCCCGCAACAG CAACAATACCAACAGCAACAACAGCAACAATTCCAGCCACCCCCACCTCAACAACAGCAATACCAGCCTCCGCCCCCGCCCCcacagcaacaacaacaacagttcCAACAACAACAGCCGCCGCAACAACAGTTCCAACAGCAACAACAGCATGGACACGCTCATCACGGTG ATCCCCAGCTTCTGAATCCTGCCAACATCGCCCAGGAAAGAGA CCACATACAAGAACACATGGAGGTCCCAATAGATACATCAAAGATGTCTGAACAGGAGTTACAGTTTCACTACTTCAAAATGCATGACGCTGATAATAATAACAAGCTGGATGGCTGCGAGCTGATCAAGAGTCTCATTCATTGGCACG AGCAAGGTCATAAACAAGCGCCGCAAGGAGGTGCGCCGCCCGTAGGCGAGAAAATCTTTGGTGATGATGAATTAGTGAATTTAATAGATCCTATATTAAATATGGATGACCATAACAGAGATGGGTACATAGATTATCCAGAGTTTGTGAGGGCACAACAAAAGAGTCAGCAGAAGCAAGGAGGACAGTAA
- the LOC124644635 gene encoding inactive peptidyl-prolyl cis-trans isomerase shutdown-like → MEGMEDMYKNPVQLAEGINMRNLMENKLVEFSIDLDFKTKSMLSSSLDEDLFADIYDDSDSDDALVKIEESAEKMLLSSPEYHSFDQLSKKMIDCLPSGDVKLLIIEEGDGPLVPPDAEILIHHAAYYERCDIPFDTTLTMNKGQPMRIRLGVGKMLPGLEIGITHVKGPKARFHLLLQPAVAWGRRGILPRIQPKPVLFVITLYDVRCVAAASRFNDLPTAEQAKFETTVKTIKDIRAEAKDLFKRHKYVQAIRSYQQAMSVLSLSQPQNKNEEEEIKDLKVKMYVNLAICYYKVNKPKYIIGMCEHIDRIIDINKHCKAIFYYGRAHELLGRIDEAISCYKKALKLEPKNKEIGQILADLDQKNKQSAITEKVMWRKALCNESVQEEKLVYDVDGDFKDGVEGMCQELVGRDGYFKFDLPMGLTKDEVVCIKDLTSKFACLMVLEDGDGKKKKVSIIKKE, encoded by the exons ATGGAAGGAATGGAAGATATGTACAAAAATCCCGTACAGTTGGCGGAAGGGATTAATATGAG AAATCTTATGGAAAACAAATTGGTGGAATTTTCCATAGATTTAGATTTTAAGACGAAATCAATGCTATCTTCTTCCCTTGACGAGGATCTATTTGCTGATATTTATGATGATAG tgaCTCGGATGATGCTCTTGTAAAAATTGAGGAGTCGGCTGAGAAGATGTTGTTGTCGTCTCCGGAGTATCACTCGTTTGATCAGCTTTCGAAAAAGATGATAGACTGCCTGCCCAGTGGTGATGTGAAGCTGTTGATTATTGAAGAAG GAGACGGCCCCCTAGTGCCTCCTGATGCAGAAATATTAATACACCACGCGGCGTATTACGAAAGATGTGACATACCGTTTGATACAACTTTGACAATGAATAAAGGACAGCCTATG CGCATCCGCCTAGGCGTAGGCAAGATGTTGCCCGGGCTAGAAATAGGTATAACCCACGTGAAAGGCCCTAAGGCTAGGTTCCACCTTCTGCTCCAACCGGCTGTGGCTTGGGGCCGTAGAGGCATACTGCCGAGAATACAACCCAAGCCTGTGTTGTTTGTCATAACTCTATATGATGTTCGCTGTGTCGCCGCCGCTTCTAG GTTCAACGACCTCCCAACAGCTGAGCAAGCCAAGTTCGAAACTACAGTCAAAACCATCAAAGATATACGCGCCGAAGCCAAAGATTTATTCAAAAGACATAAATATGTTCAAGCTATTAGAAGCTACCAACAAGCTATGTCCGTCCTATCCCTCTCACaaccacaaaacaaaaacgaagaagaagaaataaaagatttaaaagtCAAAATGTATGTCAATTTAGCAATATGTTactacaaagtaaataaacctAAGTATATTATTGGTATGTGCGAACATATTGATAGAATTATTGACATTAATAAACACtgtaaagctatattttattacgGTCGTGCACACGAACTATTAGGTAGGATAGATGAAGCAATTTCTTGTTACAAAAAAGCGCTAAAGTTAGAACCGAAAAATAAAGAGATCGGTCAGATTTTGGCGGATTTAGATCAGAAAAATAAACAGTCGGCCATTACTGAAAAAGTTATGTGGCGTAAGGCTTTATGTAATGAGTCTGTTCAAGAAGAAAAGTTAGTCTATGATGTCGATGGAGATTTTAAAGATGGCGTCGAAGGCATGTGTCAAGAATTGGTGGGAAGGGATGGCTATTTCAAATTCGATTTGCCAATGGGGTTGACGAAAGATGAAGTGGTTTGTATTAAAGATTTGACAAGCAAGTTTGCTTGTTTGATGGTACTAGAAGATGGGGATGGGAAGAAAAAGAAAGTTTCTATTATTAAAAAGGAATGA